Proteins encoded by one window of Sorex araneus isolate mSorAra2 chromosome 3, mSorAra2.pri, whole genome shotgun sequence:
- the LOC129403402 gene encoding translation initiation factor IF-2-like, translating to MLWKQAPAPERVGACQHCSDSLPSPSDTPIWGRWAPPECSGLPLAGRHGLPLSSFSGPARVTHRGHSTAGLNSTAQQPDRTAGRMLPCPGQPRASPAPCRVPPPRAQRQEQSETTGAGLQPKTHRKERLKKKPGGRGAGGAMSGREGGKKKPLKQPKKQAKEMDEEDKAFKQKQKEEQKKLEELKAKAAGKGPLATGGIKKSGKK from the coding sequence ATGCTCTGGAAGCAGGCGCCCGCCCCGGAAAGGGTCGGAGCCTGCCAGCACTGCTCcgactctctcccctctccctcagaCACACCGATTTGGGGGCGCTGGGCCCCACCAGAGTGCTCGGGGCTTCCGCTGGCTGGAAGGCACGGTCTTCCCCTGTCCTCTTTCTCCGGCCCAGCACGAGTCACTCACCGGGGTCATTCCACAGCGGGGCTCAACTCCACTGCCCAACAGccggacaggacagcagggaggatgctgcCCTGCCCGGGCCAGCCCAGAGCAAGCCCGGCACCATGTagggtccccccaccccgagcacagcgccaggagcagTCCGAGACCACTGGGGCTGGCCTACAGCCAAAAACACACaggaaagaaagattaaaaaaaaaaccaggggggcgaggggcgggagGCGCCATGTCCGGCCGCGAAGGTGGCAAGAAGAAGCCCCTGAAGCAGCCCAAGAAACAGGCCAAGGAAATGGACGAGGAAGATAAGGCATTCAAGCAGAAACAGAAGGAAGAGCAGAAGAAACTCGAGGAACTAAAAGCCAAGGCCGCGGGGAAGGGCCCCCTGGCCACTGGTGGAATTAAGAAGTCTGGCAAAAAGTAA